Proteins encoded within one genomic window of Cellulomonas flavigena DSM 20109:
- a CDS encoding response regulator yields the protein MRIVIAEDSVLLLDGLSRLLTAEGHTVTGYPTADALVAALGDPDADLPDVLVTDVRMPPTHTDEGLRAAVHLRGLHPGLPVLVLSQYVEQRYARELLVGDAGGLGYVLKDRVADVDDFLAALARVAAGGTVVDPEVVAQVLARSRRSLSDLLTPREREVIALMAEGRSNAAIADRLVVGLPAVEKHVTSILTKLDLPPDSDDHRRVLAVLRWLEDGPTNGARP from the coding sequence GTGCGCATCGTGATCGCCGAGGACTCGGTCCTCCTGCTGGACGGCCTGTCCCGGCTGCTCACCGCCGAGGGGCACACCGTCACCGGCTACCCGACAGCCGACGCGCTCGTCGCCGCCCTGGGCGACCCCGACGCCGACCTGCCGGACGTGCTCGTCACCGACGTCCGCATGCCGCCCACGCACACCGACGAGGGCCTGCGTGCCGCCGTCCACCTGCGCGGGCTGCACCCGGGGCTTCCGGTGCTGGTGCTCTCGCAGTACGTCGAGCAGCGCTACGCCCGCGAGCTGCTCGTGGGTGACGCGGGCGGTCTGGGCTACGTCCTCAAGGACCGCGTGGCCGACGTCGACGACTTCCTCGCCGCGCTGGCACGGGTCGCCGCCGGCGGCACCGTCGTCGACCCCGAGGTCGTCGCGCAGGTGCTCGCCCGGTCCCGGCGCAGCCTGTCCGACCTGCTGACGCCCCGCGAGCGCGAGGTCATCGCGCTCATGGCGGAAGGTCGCTCGAACGCGGCGATCGCCGACCGGCTCGTCGTCGGGCTGCCGGCCGTCGAGAAGCACGTCACCTCGATCCTCACCAAGCTCGACCTGCCGCCCGACTCCGACGACCACCGCCGCGTCCTCGCGGTCCTGCGGTGGCTGGAGGACGGCCCGACGAACGGAGCGCGACCGTGA
- a CDS encoding ABC transporter permease, producing MTTTPTTPTPAGTALSPARPGARSATRGGALARMTAVEARLFLRDPSVLFFGLLFPALLLTVLGLVMPWADEPYDADDPALAAVSAITGYTPIVLSLAVATVALSTFPAVVATYRQRGVLRRLSTTPVGPARLMVAQVVVNLVTLGVAALLAVGCGVVVLGIELPVAPLTVLLAFVLAVLSAFALGSLVAALAPTAAAANGWGMTLYFVSLFFAGVWLPLPLMPDAVQTIAVLTPLGAATQAMTAGWVGQPFPTTEVLVMAAWAVVGTPLAVRLFRWT from the coding sequence ATGACCACCACACCCACCACCCCGACCCCCGCCGGAACCGCGCTCTCGCCGGCCCGCCCGGGCGCCCGGTCCGCGACCCGCGGCGGCGCGCTGGCCCGCATGACGGCCGTCGAGGCCCGGCTGTTCCTGCGCGACCCGTCCGTGCTGTTCTTCGGCCTGCTGTTCCCGGCGCTGCTGCTCACCGTGCTGGGGCTGGTCATGCCGTGGGCCGACGAGCCCTACGACGCGGACGACCCGGCGCTGGCCGCCGTCAGCGCGATCACGGGATACACACCGATCGTGCTGAGCCTCGCCGTGGCGACCGTCGCGCTGTCGACGTTCCCCGCGGTGGTCGCCACGTACCGGCAGCGCGGCGTGCTGCGGCGGCTGTCGACGACACCCGTCGGGCCGGCGCGCCTGATGGTGGCGCAGGTCGTCGTCAACCTCGTGACCCTGGGCGTCGCCGCACTGCTGGCCGTCGGCTGCGGCGTGGTCGTGCTCGGGATCGAGCTGCCCGTCGCGCCGCTGACCGTGCTGCTGGCCTTCGTGCTGGCCGTGCTGTCGGCGTTCGCGCTCGGCTCGCTGGTGGCGGCGCTCGCGCCGACGGCCGCGGCGGCCAACGGGTGGGGCATGACGCTGTACTTCGTCTCGCTGTTCTTCGCCGGCGTGTGGCTGCCGCTGCCGCTCATGCCGGACGCGGTGCAGACGATCGCGGTCCTCACACCACTGGGCGCCGCGACGCAGGCGATGACCGCGGGCTGGGTGGGGCAGCCGTTCCCGACGACCGAGGTGCTGGTCATGGCCGCCTGGGCGGTCGTCGGCACCCCGCTCGCGGTGCGCCTCTTCCGCTGGACCTGA
- a CDS encoding sensor histidine kinase, producing the protein MTPRPDVDAPPRPPHRPDAAPTAHLDEIAVADDVRAVAPMLTGGRPLALAPVSGATWAGAGQLAVAAVVGLAAVVVLLTGVALGAGLAVVVLGLPVLALTLALARWYGVGERERLRAQLGVTVPAPAPAPDGLLRPRAWWAWLRDARSWAALAHGLVAWLLVWTAGPLAVGLAAGALVVPAVPFAERVSASHMALLVPAAVAALWLSALVVQLANLAYVRLARALLGGRSRAEAERAARAAEQRADVAEGRAEHLRETRTAAVVAADEERRRIERDLHDGAQQRLVALGVELGVARRAAAQDPAAAAAALEAAHGEVKEVLAELRDLVRGVHPAVLTDRGLDAALSALAARSPVPVDVEVTGVEAVGSPAQAAAYFVVAEALTNVAKHAGATRAAVRADVRDDRLRVEVSDDGAGGATAAPGGGLDGLRRRVEALDGSFDLVSPAGRGTVLTVEVPCAS; encoded by the coding sequence ATGACCCCACGTCCCGACGTCGACGCCCCGCCGCGGCCCCCGCACCGCCCGGACGCGGCCCCGACCGCGCACCTCGACGAGATCGCGGTCGCGGACGACGTGCGCGCGGTCGCCCCGATGCTCACCGGCGGGCGCCCGCTCGCGCTCGCCCCGGTGTCGGGTGCGACCTGGGCGGGGGCCGGGCAGCTCGCGGTCGCGGCCGTCGTGGGCCTCGCGGCGGTGGTGGTGCTCCTCACGGGCGTGGCTCTCGGTGCCGGTCTGGCCGTCGTCGTGCTGGGTCTGCCGGTGCTCGCGCTGACGCTCGCGCTGGCCCGCTGGTACGGCGTGGGGGAGCGGGAGCGGCTGCGGGCGCAGCTCGGCGTGACCGTGCCGGCGCCCGCACCGGCCCCGGACGGGCTGCTGCGGCCACGGGCGTGGTGGGCGTGGCTGCGTGACGCGCGCTCGTGGGCGGCGCTCGCGCACGGGCTCGTGGCGTGGCTGCTCGTGTGGACGGCGGGGCCGCTGGCCGTGGGGCTCGCGGCGGGCGCGCTCGTGGTGCCGGCGGTGCCCTTCGCGGAGCGGGTGTCGGCGTCGCACATGGCCCTCCTGGTGCCGGCTGCGGTCGCGGCCCTGTGGCTCTCGGCGCTCGTGGTGCAGCTGGCGAACCTCGCGTACGTGCGGCTGGCGCGGGCCCTGCTGGGCGGGCGGTCGCGGGCCGAGGCCGAGCGCGCCGCGCGCGCCGCCGAGCAGCGCGCCGACGTCGCCGAGGGGCGGGCCGAGCACCTGCGCGAGACCCGCACCGCGGCGGTGGTCGCAGCCGACGAGGAGCGTCGGCGCATCGAACGGGACCTGCACGACGGCGCGCAGCAGCGGCTCGTCGCGCTCGGTGTGGAGCTGGGCGTGGCCCGCCGTGCCGCGGCACAGGACCCGGCCGCGGCCGCGGCCGCGCTGGAGGCCGCGCACGGCGAGGTCAAGGAGGTGCTGGCCGAGCTGCGCGACCTCGTGCGGGGCGTGCACCCCGCGGTGCTGACGGACCGCGGGCTGGACGCGGCGTTGTCCGCGCTCGCGGCGCGCTCGCCCGTGCCGGTGGACGTCGAGGTCACGGGCGTCGAGGCGGTGGGGTCGCCGGCCCAGGCCGCGGCGTACTTCGTGGTCGCGGAGGCGCTCACCAACGTCGCCAAGCACGCGGGCGCGACGCGCGCCGCGGTGCGGGCCGACGTCCGCGACGACCGCCTGCGCGTCGAGGTGTCCGACGACGGTGCGGGGGGCGCGACGGCCGCGCCGGGCGGCGGGCTCGACGGCCTGCGCCGCCGCGTCGAGGCGCTCGACGGCTCGTTCGACCTCGTCAGCCCCGCGGGCCGGGGCACCGTGCTCACCGTGGAGGTGCCGTGCGCATCGTGA
- a CDS encoding glycoside hydrolase family 48 protein, with the protein MSSSTRRRAVRAAWAVLTATSLVAVGGAQAAVALSGPTSQVAPAAVTVDAEYAKRFLEQYDKIKDPANGYFSPQGIPYHAVETLMVEAPDYGHMTTSEAYSYWIWLEALYGQATGEWQPLNEAWKNLETYMIPQKEDQPTNSFYRADAPASYASEYDHPSKYPSQIGSSGSVGRDPIAAELKQAYGTDDIYQMHWLGDVDNIYGFGAAPGPGCALGPDQEGMSLVNTFQRGPQESVWETVPHPTCDDFSFGGPNGYLDLFTGDASYAKQWKYTSASDADARAIEAVYWANKWATEQGKASQIADTVAKASKLGDYLRYTLFDKYFKQIGCTSPSCPAGTGKDSAHYLLSWYMAWGGATDTNAGWAWRISSSHAHMGYQNPFAAWALANDSKLTPKGSTAKEDWTKAAQRQLELYRWLQSADGLIAGGATNSWNGAYAQPPSGTPTFYGMAYTEAPVYVDPPSNQWFGMQAWGVQRVAELYYETGNELAGEIMKKWSAWVVDHIETDGANWSVPSELTWSGAPDTWNASNPGANSNLRVTLKSSGQDVGVAGDTARALLFYAAKSGDTEARDTAKALLDAIWENNQTALGVSSVEKRGDYKRFDDVYQSGGNGIFIPNGWSGEMPNGDAIKPGVSFLDIRSFYKQDPQWSKVETALANGTDPEFRYHRFWAQTAIAGALSDYARLFEGGTTPTPTPTPTPTVTPTPTPSPTVTPTPTPTPTVTPTPTPTPTVSPTPSPTPSPTPSPTQNPGGACTVSYTANAWNTGFTASVRVTNKGAALSGWTLKFDLPAGQSVQQGWSAKWAQSGQTVTVSNEAWNGNLGANATVDIGFNGSHNGNGNSAKPTQFTLNGAACS; encoded by the coding sequence ATGTCCTCAAGCACCCGACGGCGTGCCGTCAGAGCGGCCTGGGCCGTCCTGACAGCCACGTCGCTCGTGGCCGTGGGCGGCGCACAGGCCGCCGTCGCTCTCTCGGGGCCGACCTCCCAGGTCGCCCCCGCGGCGGTGACGGTCGACGCCGAGTACGCGAAGCGGTTCCTCGAGCAGTACGACAAGATCAAGGACCCCGCCAACGGGTACTTCAGCCCTCAGGGCATCCCCTACCACGCCGTCGAGACCCTCATGGTCGAGGCCCCGGACTACGGGCACATGACGACCTCCGAGGCCTACTCCTACTGGATCTGGCTCGAGGCCCTCTACGGCCAGGCCACCGGTGAGTGGCAGCCGCTCAACGAGGCGTGGAAGAACCTCGAGACGTACATGATCCCCCAGAAGGAGGACCAGCCGACGAACTCCTTCTACCGGGCCGACGCGCCGGCGAGCTACGCCTCGGAGTACGACCACCCGAGCAAGTACCCGTCGCAGATCGGCAGCAGCGGCAGCGTCGGGCGCGACCCGATCGCCGCCGAGCTGAAGCAGGCGTACGGCACCGACGACATCTACCAGATGCACTGGCTGGGCGACGTCGACAACATCTACGGCTTCGGCGCCGCACCCGGCCCCGGCTGCGCGCTCGGCCCCGACCAGGAGGGCATGTCGCTGGTCAACACCTTCCAGCGCGGCCCGCAGGAGTCGGTGTGGGAGACCGTGCCGCACCCCACCTGCGACGACTTCTCCTTCGGTGGCCCCAACGGCTACCTCGACCTGTTCACGGGCGACGCGTCGTACGCGAAGCAGTGGAAGTACACGTCGGCGTCCGACGCCGACGCGCGCGCCATCGAGGCCGTCTACTGGGCCAACAAGTGGGCGACCGAGCAGGGCAAGGCCTCGCAGATCGCCGACACGGTCGCCAAGGCGTCCAAGCTCGGTGACTACCTGCGCTACACGCTGTTCGACAAGTACTTCAAGCAGATCGGCTGCACATCGCCGAGCTGCCCGGCCGGTACCGGCAAGGACAGCGCGCACTACCTGCTCTCCTGGTACATGGCGTGGGGCGGCGCGACCGACACCAACGCCGGCTGGGCGTGGCGCATCAGCTCGTCGCATGCGCACATGGGCTACCAGAACCCGTTCGCCGCGTGGGCGCTGGCCAACGACTCCAAGCTGACGCCCAAGGGGTCGACGGCCAAGGAGGACTGGACCAAGGCCGCGCAGCGCCAGCTCGAGCTGTACCGCTGGCTGCAGTCCGCCGACGGCCTCATCGCCGGTGGCGCGACCAACAGCTGGAACGGTGCGTACGCGCAGCCGCCGTCGGGCACGCCGACGTTCTACGGCATGGCGTACACCGAGGCGCCGGTCTACGTGGACCCGCCGTCGAACCAGTGGTTCGGCATGCAGGCGTGGGGCGTGCAGCGCGTCGCCGAGCTCTACTACGAGACCGGCAACGAGCTCGCGGGCGAGATCATGAAGAAGTGGTCCGCGTGGGTCGTCGACCACATCGAGACGGACGGCGCGAACTGGTCCGTCCCGTCCGAGCTCACGTGGTCGGGTGCGCCCGACACGTGGAACGCGTCCAACCCGGGTGCGAACTCGAACCTGCGCGTGACGCTCAAGAGCTCCGGCCAGGACGTCGGCGTCGCCGGCGACACCGCCCGCGCGCTGCTGTTCTACGCGGCCAAGTCGGGTGACACCGAGGCGCGTGACACCGCCAAGGCGCTGCTCGACGCGATCTGGGAGAACAACCAGACCGCTCTGGGCGTCTCCTCGGTGGAGAAGCGCGGCGACTACAAGCGGTTCGACGACGTCTACCAGTCGGGCGGCAACGGGATCTTCATCCCCAACGGCTGGTCGGGCGAGATGCCCAACGGTGACGCGATCAAGCCGGGCGTGTCGTTCCTCGACATCCGGTCCTTCTACAAGCAGGACCCGCAGTGGTCGAAGGTCGAGACGGCTCTCGCGAACGGCACGGACCCCGAGTTCCGGTACCACCGGTTCTGGGCCCAGACCGCCATCGCCGGCGCCCTGTCGGACTACGCCCGCCTCTTCGAGGGCGGCACGACCCCGACGCCCACGCCGACCCCGACGCCGACGGTGACGCCGACGCCGACCCCGTCGCCGACGGTCACGCCGACGCCGACCCCGACGCCGACGGTCACCCCGACGCCGACGCCGACCCCGACGGTCAGCCCGACGCCGTCGCCCACCCCGTCGCCCACCCCGTCGCCGACCCAGAACCCGGGTGGCGCCTGCACGGTGAGCTACACGGCCAACGCGTGGAACACCGGCTTCACGGCCTCGGTCCGCGTGACGAACAAGGGCGCGGCGCTGTCCGGCTGGACCCTGAAGTTCGACCTGCCGGCCGGCCAGTCCGTCCAGCAGGGCTGGAGCGCCAAGTGGGCCCAGTCGGGCCAGACCGTGACGGTGAGCAACGAGGCGTGGAACGGCAACCTGGGTGCCAACGCCACGGTGGACATCGGCTTCAACGGCAGCCACAACGGCAACGGCAACAGCGCCAAGCCGACGCAGTTCACGCTGAACGGCGCCGCCTGCTCCTGA
- a CDS encoding ABC transporter ATP-binding protein — MTTTPVVRAEHLRKAYGSTLAVADVSLTVERGEIYGILGRNGAGKTTTVEMVAGLRRPDAGTVDVLGLDPTTQAAALHEQVGLQLQESALPDRLRVREALDLYASFYADPADPADLLDLLGLGAKRDTAFTDLSGGQKQRLSVALALVGRPQLAILDELTTGLDPHARRETWAVVEAIRDAGVTILLVTHLMEEAERLCDRIALIASGRVAAVGTPAEIVALAQGEQVLRVRPATPVADDALLAALAGVPDVREAVVEDRALVVRGGGTVVQDVLVALARHDVRAADVRLERASLEDAFVSLTGAGPDDPAPSLQAATTAPEA, encoded by the coding sequence ATGACCACCACCCCGGTCGTCCGGGCCGAGCACCTGCGCAAGGCGTACGGCAGCACGCTCGCCGTCGCGGACGTCTCCCTGACCGTCGAGCGCGGCGAGATCTACGGGATCCTCGGACGCAACGGCGCCGGCAAGACGACGACGGTCGAGATGGTCGCCGGGCTGCGCCGCCCCGACGCCGGCACCGTCGACGTGCTCGGGCTCGACCCGACGACGCAGGCCGCGGCACTGCACGAGCAGGTCGGCCTGCAGCTGCAGGAGTCCGCGCTGCCGGACCGGCTGCGCGTGCGGGAGGCGCTCGACCTGTACGCGTCGTTCTACGCCGACCCCGCCGACCCCGCGGACCTGCTGGACCTGCTGGGCCTGGGCGCCAAGCGGGACACGGCCTTCACGGACCTGTCCGGGGGGCAGAAGCAGCGCCTGTCGGTCGCGCTCGCGCTCGTCGGGCGCCCGCAGCTCGCGATCCTCGACGAGCTCACGACGGGCCTCGACCCGCACGCGCGCCGCGAGACGTGGGCCGTGGTCGAGGCGATCCGCGACGCGGGGGTGACGATCCTGCTCGTCACGCACCTCATGGAGGAGGCCGAGCGGCTGTGCGACCGGATCGCGCTCATCGCCTCGGGCCGTGTCGCCGCCGTCGGGACGCCCGCGGAGATCGTCGCGCTCGCCCAGGGCGAGCAGGTCCTGCGGGTGCGCCCTGCGACGCCCGTCGCCGACGACGCGCTGCTCGCGGCGCTCGCGGGCGTGCCCGACGTCCGCGAGGCCGTCGTCGAGGACCGCGCGCTCGTCGTGCGCGGCGGTGGCACGGTCGTGCAGGACGTGCTCGTCGCGCTGGCCCGGCACGACGTGCGTGCGGCCGACGTGCGTCTGGAGCGCGCGTCCCTCGAGGACGCGTTCGTCTCCCTCACGGGCGCGGGTCCCGACGACCCGGCGCCGTCCCTGCAGGCCGCGACGACCGCGCCGGAGGCGTGA